In the genome of Campylobacter helveticus, the window TACCTGCTGCGGCTTTTGCAGCAAGAGCTGAGATAATGGACATTTTAAGCCCTTTAGGAGGGGTTTATCAAGCAGGAACGCTCAGTGGAAATCCTTTGGCTATGGCGGCGGGGATTGTGAGTATTTCTAAAGCGAAAAAAGATAAGGAGCTTTATAAAAGATTAGCAAGACTTGCTAAGATGCTAACGCAAGGTTTAAGTGAGCTAGCAGAAGAAAGGGGAGTGCCTTTTACTTCCACTTTTGTAGGGTCGATGTTTGGCTATTTTTTCACAGAAAATCCTGTCAAAAATTATCAAGACGCCTTAAAATCCGACCTAAAGCTTTTTGCCAAATTTCATCAAAATATGTTAAAGCAAGGCATTTATCTCGCTCCATCGCAATTTGAAACAGGATTTATTTGCGATAAAATGGACGAAAAAATGATAATAAAAACTTTAGAAGCGGCTAGAAAGAGTTTTAAGACTTTATGAGTAAGAGAAAAGTTTTTATTCGCAAAGGTTTAGAGGCAGCTGATGGATTGAGTCTTGGCATTTCTATGGTTGTAGCTGTTTTGCTTGGTGTGGGGCTTGGCTTTTTGCTTAAAAATATCACGCCTTGGCTTTTTTGGGTGGGTGTTTTTATAGGCGTTGCGGCGGCGATTTTAAATGTCTATAAGGCTTATAAGGCACAAATGAAAAGTTATGAGGAATTTGAAAAACGCGATACTCTTGTAAAAGAAAGTCTTAAAAAGGACGATAATGGATAAAAAAAAAGCTCTTTTTTTCATACTTTGCGTGATTAATGGGCTTTTTTTACTATTGTTTTTCATTTTTAAAGGATTAAGTTTTGGGCTGGTTTTGAGCTTTGAGGTGGCTTTTTTTAGCACTTTGTTGATAATTTTAAGCTCTTATTTAAATTATAAAAAAAAGATTTTAGTGCGAAGTTCAAATTTGCATTTTGAGCCAAAACCTTTAGCCATTTTTATCAAAAAAACTCCAAAAAATTCAAAAATTATAAATTTTAAACACTACAATGACGATTTAGTTATAAAATTTAAAGATAAGATGAGGAATTTTTCTTTATTTTTTTCTTTATTTAAGCTTTTGGCTTATTTGATTTTGGTTGGCGGTTTCTTGTTTTTGCAGCGTCAAAATTTACTTTTTGTGGCTGGATATTTGTGTGGAATTTCTGCTTTTTTGGCGGGGATATTTGTTTTTATTTTATGTGTGAAAAATGAGTAGTGCAAAAAGAATTATTAAATCAATGACGGCTTTATTTGTCGGTATGGCATTTTTGTTTGCTGGAAACGCCTTAATCATAAGTTCCATAGGGGTTATTTTAAAAGATAATGGCGTAAGTTCTTTTGCTGTCGGCGTAGTAAGTTCGTGTTTTTTTATAGGGGCGATGTGCGGGACGATTTTTTCACAAAAAATTATTTCTCGTATAGGACATATCCGCTCTTTTGGGCTTTTTGGGGCTATTTTTGGAATTTCTGCTATGCTTCATAGCTTGAGTGATAATTTGATATTTTGGGCTTTTTTGCGTTTTTTGATAGGAATTTGTTATTATAGTTTGTTGATGATTATAGAATCATGGCTAAATGAAAAGGCTAAAAATGCCGTTCGCTCACGCATTTTAGCCTTTTATGAGCTTGTTTTTTATCTTTCTTTTGGAGTGGGGATTTTAATCATCGCGTTTGATTTAGACCCTCACGCTGTTTTTATTGTTTCGGCGGCGTTAATTTTATTTTCTTCTTTACCACTTAATTTAATTAGAATCAAAGAGCCACTTTTACCAAAAGTCAGTGAAATTTCTATCCCTAAGGTTTTTGACATTGCGCCTTTAGCTATTATGACGAGTTTTATCGCTGGGCTTTTAATCAACGGCTTTTTTTCTATGGCTTCTTTATTTATACTTTTGCAAGATTACGGTGCTAAGGCTGTTTCTTATTTTATGTTTTGTGCGATAATGGGTGGTTTTATCGCACAAATGTTTATCGGTGTGGTGAGTGATAAAATGGGGCGTAAAATCGCTATTATGTTTTGTGCTAGTGTGGGTTTTATAACGATGCTTTGTTATGCGTTTTTTAAACCACATCTTTATTTACAATACATTCTTGCACTTTTTTTAGGAATGGGAATTTTTTGTCTTTATGCTTTAGCCTTAGCGAGAGCGAACGATATGTTAGAGGATAAAAGTAGGGCGGTGGAGCTTGGTAGGGGTGTGCTTTTTTGCTATTCCTTAGGCTCATTGCTTTCTCCCCTTGCTTTGGGCGTTTTGATGGAGTATTATGGAGCTGGGGGTTTTGTGTGGTTTTATATTATTTTGCTTGGTTTGTTAATTCTTTTTGCGATTAATAAGCCAAATATTTTAAATAAAAAATTTAAGAAAAATCTTGGAAATGCGGTGATTTTTAATGATTAATACAAAATTAAGCTCACAAATATCGACACAAAGAACGGATATAAAAAGTGATTTAAATGTTCCTAAAGATAAAGAGAAATTAAGCCCTAATGAGCTTTTAACGCAAAATTTAAGGCAAAAACTAGGACTGAGTAATCAAGTCGCCACGC includes:
- a CDS encoding AtpZ/AtpI family protein, which produces MSKRKVFIRKGLEAADGLSLGISMVVAVLLGVGLGFLLKNITPWLFWVGVFIGVAAAILNVYKAYKAQMKSYEEFEKRDTLVKESLKKDDNG
- a CDS encoding MFS transporter, translating into MSSAKRIIKSMTALFVGMAFLFAGNALIISSIGVILKDNGVSSFAVGVVSSCFFIGAMCGTIFSQKIISRIGHIRSFGLFGAIFGISAMLHSLSDNLIFWAFLRFLIGICYYSLLMIIESWLNEKAKNAVRSRILAFYELVFYLSFGVGILIIAFDLDPHAVFIVSAALILFSSLPLNLIRIKEPLLPKVSEISIPKVFDIAPLAIMTSFIAGLLINGFFSMASLFILLQDYGAKAVSYFMFCAIMGGFIAQMFIGVVSDKMGRKIAIMFCASVGFITMLCYAFFKPHLYLQYILALFLGMGIFCLYALALARANDMLEDKSRAVELGRGVLFCYSLGSLLSPLALGVLMEYYGAGGFVWFYIILLGLLILFAINKPNILNKKFKKNLGNAVIFND